TTAATTACGAGCAAACGATTAACCACAAGAGTTATACATTTTGAATTTCATCTAACCCCGATCGGGTGGATGTAGATGAGTTCGTTTACGAGCAAATGATTAGCCACGAGCATGTTTTCTACAAATATCATTTTTTCACGTCTACAAGTACGGCCATCCTCAGAAACTTGTTGACAATCACATAAGTACAATACAATACAGAAATATGTCCGCAGATAATAATTTCAATATAAAGTGTTACCTATTGCTAATTGATTGAAGTGAAAATCACATGAGAATTTGATACACCAAATGTCACAATCGGGCACAGGGTACTTCTGAAGAACATCAATGCTATCCTGCATATGGAATGAAGAATCACTTCAGATGAAGGCACATAGTATGGCCGGCATCATTTTTATAAACAAAGGAGCACAACCAGAACTAGTTTGGATTAGTACAAAAGTATAATTTGTTAAGCCCTATAGTTCTTTAAAAGTAAAACTGCATCACCTCGCCATGACCCTGCTCTTTTGTTTTTGGCTCCCACAGAACAATTTCATTTTCAACACTCTGCAAGTTCAAGGCAAATCAGATCAGATGTTTTCATCCTTCAGGAAATAATTAAACCAGCATTGAGAAACAGGTGGCAGCACTAATCTTTGATATAAAAAGAGACTGTAAAGTATGATATTACAGGTTTCAGGTATAGTCTGAAATTTTGCACCAGTAAGCATTCTAGCACTGTGTTCACACTAATTCGTCTCTCCTACAAAAATGAGCAATTTACCTTCGACAGGATGAAGTCACCAAGCCACCTAGTACAGTCAACATAGTTAGAATGCACCACGCAAGTCATAAGCTGGAAGGGGATAGATCAGCACGATGCTGAGAGGGTTAAGAACAATACTAAAAGTTTGCATAATAACAGGTTCAAAGATGAGAGATACTTAACATACCGGAAATTGGACAACTTTTGTTGGAAATTTTGATGGAAGGTCAGTCCATGTAAAGGATTTCTTCACGTATGGCGAAAATTCTATGACAACATTAACAAAACATGTCAGTGATCAGCAGTAATAAAATGTAAATAGGAAGCAAGATCGATGAAATGGTTCTCTAACCTTTCATTGACCATATTTTAACTGTATTATCCATGCCACAACTGGCAATTCGGTGCACATCAGAAGGGTGGAAGTCCTGATATAACGGAAGTATGAATGAAAGGACAGTTAGTGCCGAGATAACATGTTTTATTTTTCAGTGATACTAACTAAAATTTGATCCACTCAATAATGCCAGTAGCTGGAAGACATGTTTTAACTATATTTAGAGTGTGTTCGGATTTAGTCCAAGCTAGCCTTGACAAATATTTGGCTAGCTATAATTTTGGTGAAGATTTTGCTAGCCCATAATTTGTCCAACATTGGTAAGAAAACTGAACTAGGGTGGCCAAACGAGCATTGGCATGCCAGAAAATTGGCCATGATCCTAACAAAGACCAAGTTTTTGATTATGAACAAAATATTGGTAGGGTAGCTTTTGGACACAATCCAAACATATCTTCGGGCAGTGAAGTGAGTGGTAATATAAAACAATGTCACTATAGGAGGTAGGTGTAACTTACAACACTCAATACATCATGACGGTGACCTCCTCCTCCAGCAAAAATCAAGATGCAGATCCCTGTATGGACATTCCATAGCCTAACAGACTCGTCCTATAAGGCCATATAAACTGCGTCAGAAAGGTAAAAGGCATAGGTATATCCAGCATCACACCAGGTTATCTGCCAACCTTGCTTGCAGAAATGAAGAGCGAAGGATTCAATGGTTGAGTTCTGATCTCATTTATTGAACCACCATGGCCAATAAAACTCTGCATGATTTGTAAGACGAAATAAGAAACGTACTCCACGTTCGTAATCATTAGTTTAGGATATTGAATCATCATATATATGCCCAATTTCATTACTACCTCAGAAGAATAGATCTGCTAGGTTGTATCcatccgtcctaaaataagtgtctcaactttgtaaagttgagacacttattttgggatggagggagtacatgttttcACCATGCTAGACATACTAAAGTATTTGACATCTACAATCTCTTTCGGAGAAAAATAAGCTACTGCATAGCAGAAACACAACTTTTCCTAAAATTCCAAATCATCATCTCGAATGACAATACAGGGAAACCAACAATTATCAAATAAGTAACTGTTTTCAGAAAGGGCATCAAATAAGCAGCTGAATAGTAGATTGATGCAAGTGAAACTTCATCCATCTTGGCCACAATAACGAAGTAGAAAACTCTGGCACTATTATACCTTAAACAACTTCCCGGTGGCACAGTTGATGACCCGAATGACCATATTGGTTCCTGCTGCCACTAGCAGTGGTGTGCTGCGAAGGTCAGAAACCCAGCTCACAGTGTAGAATGACTGAGCATCCTGAGATAAGATGCAGACCTCATCAGCCTCAGAGAAAGTACAACTAATATAATAAACTGAAGATTCTAGAGATTGTAATGGAGCTTACGTCCGCATCAATGTATGCTTGCAGAACAGCCAAGTTACCATCGGGGAGGCCACGGTACGTCGTCACCTGCAAGATCAACACGATTAAGAACATTCCCAAATCTAAAGACAGAGCAAAGATCGAGCAAGCGGGCAACCACAAAAGGCTTACACGATTGCCGCCGGCGGTGGCGAAGATGTCGTAGTAGCGGGCGTCGATGAAGTTGAAGCTGATGGCGTAGAGCGGATGCTTACCCTCAGTGTGCTTGCTGCAGAGCTTGAACTCCCGGCTCCCGCTGGGCACCAGCGACCCCACCGCCGCATCGCACCCTAAACCCTGCACCGGGCGCAGGCTCGCCATGGGCGCCGGGAGAGGCTGGGgctctggcgcctcctcctcctccaccgccgccttccccttccccttccccccaCCCTTCCTCTCGGCCGGCGCTTtcgtggcagcggcggcggtggcttggGCGGGTGGGATGGGGCGGCGCTGTGACCTCCGGCGCGTGTCGACCTCAGGCGTTGTCGTCGCGCTTCAGAGTTGAGAGATTTGGGGTTTAAGCACCGCACAGAAATCAGATTTACATTTTCTTCTTGCGAAAATCAAATTAGGAAAGAATCAAGTGGATACTACAAAACTTTGCTGTATCAATAAAAGCAATTAATCGGGCACCTGCAGTTTACACTTGGATTTACATCTTCCATTTTTGGCAAACCTTTAAACGCAGTACAGTAATTGGGTTTTCAAATTGCAAATAGGGACACGAGTATATCAATAGCAAACATTTAATTATATACGTACACAGGTTACAACTGGATTTGTACTGTAACTCAGATGGGGCTACTGCATTCTGCAACCGGATTTACATCCATTCGCATTAAAAAAAAAGATTTACATCCAAATCTTTCTTTTTCACAGAACTGAACAATTGTTCAACAAGTTGATATACCTGGATTTTGCTTCAACTTCACTTAAAAAGTTGAGTAAACAAATTTCCCACTGTGAGGAAAATCACTCAtactaaagaaaaaaaatgttttttttgaaAATAACCTAATAAACTAAAACTATTTGTGTTATCAATGACAATAAACCACATACCATAACTAGATTGAGAACCAAAGGAACTATATaacatagatctgaaaataaaatttaCTTTGATTTAGTAAGAAAAAAAAGTTTGGAGTAACAATCTTTTTCGTGTACCACTTACTTGCCAGTGGACCCCATCAACGGCGTCTCATCGTTCGGGGTGCTCATGCCGTAGCAAGTAGTTGGACTAAGGGGCCTTGATAAGATGCCTAAAGGTGTAGTTGTGTGGGGTTTTCTAGATAGTTGTCTAGACAACGACACTAAACATGTATAGTATGTTTGACATGCTTTGCCAGATATGGAAGAAAGCGCCGATTTTTTGTTCAGGGGAGTCTCAGATCCACATGTGCGGCTGTAACCACAAAGAAAAGATGGTCAGAATTGAATAAGGCAATGAGATGTCATTGTTCGATGAACCCGGGTAAGTGTTAAGGTGCGATAACAACAAGACAACTGGAGAAGAGGAACACGACGAAGATAATGGATACCAGCAGTGAAGGatgtcgatggcggcggcggcgggggctggaATGAATTGTATGTTCTGGTGTATGTTCGGGTTTATATAACTGAAATTTAGGGTTTCAAAACTAGTTGATCAAAATATGTGTTCATGGGCCTGTTGTTTTCACGGGCCTACCCGTTACTTGGGCCCGACACCTTACAGAATGTTCGTGGAATGAACCCATAGATTTTTCATCATCTATAAAGGTCATTTCGATAAATAAAAACTAGATTAAACTCCCATTGATTGCACTACACTAATTTCATAAGGATTATTCGAGTAGCTAGATCTCCAAAAATACTCGTTAAACTCTGGTGTGCATGTAGTCCCTACATTGAAGTTATTCAGTACTTTTTGTATTTGTAGTTCATGTATATAGTATGCAATGTACTATTAATCAACATAATTGATTTGTGTATGGCTTTGTGGTAGCACAAATCCTGCTTTAGACCTCCCTTTTCCAAACTGTTGATAAACTTCCAAGCCGGATATTCTAATTTACCCTAGAAACCTTCATTGATTGTAACATCCTCCCTTCATGGATCTTGGAGGCTTTCTACTCCTGCAAAAGTTATCGTTCCAGTTAGCATAGGATACATGAATCGCGGTACTCCTTCCCCGAGTCTGGATTTCTGCCAAACAAAAAGCGCATCGACCACGTCTTTGCCTAGTGTGACCCATGGCTTTTCTCCTTGGTGACCTTGCAATGTGCCATTGTTCTTAGTGAATCATTATCTGATGATGAATATGAAAATGAAGACATAGATCTGATCTGATATTGTTAGAATCCCACGGTCGGTGCTAGTTATTGAGGGTTTTTTCATCGGGTCCTAACAACACTACTAGAACAAGTACACAGATTCGTAGTCATGGGAACATTACCCTAGGTTTCGGTGCATCTAGAACACGAATAAAAAGTCTCACATAATCTACCTCATTCGGGCCCCTGacgacccataagtatagggggtcaatcagtctttcgataagtaagagtgtcgaacccaacggggagaagaaggaaatgacaagcggttttcagcaaggtattctctgcaagcactaaaaatGTTGGTAACAGATAGTTCGATAGCAAGAAATTCTGTAACAAGAAAGTAACACtaaaggtaaataaagtgcagcaaggtagcccaatcttttTGTGGCgaaggacaagccaaaacggtttcttataataagcaaagcgttcttgaggggacacgggaatttcatctagtcactttcatcatgttggtttgatttatgttcgctactttgataatttgatatgtgggtggaccggtgcttaggtgttgttcttacttgaacaaacctcctacttatgattaaccccctcgcaagcatccgcaactaagagaaaagtattaagataaaatctaaccatagcattaaacttttggatccaaatcagtcccttgcgaagtagcgcataaactagggtttaagattctgtcactctcgcgacccatcatctaataactactccacaatgcattcccttaggcccaaatatagtgaagtgccatgtagtcgactttcacatgacaccactaagggaatcataacatacataccatcaaaatatcgaacacatatcaagttcacatgattacttgcaacaagatttctcccgtgacctcaagaacaaaagtaactactcacaaatgatattcatgatcaagatcagaggggtattaaatagcataatggatctgaacttataatcttcaaccaaataaaccatatagtaatcaactacaagatgtaatcaacactactattcacccacaagcaccaatctaaggttccggtgcaaagattgaatacaagagatgaactagggtttgagaggagatggtgctattgaagatgttgatggagattgccctccccaagatgggatagttgttggtgatgatgataacGATGATTTTCCccaccgggagggaagttccctcagcggaatcgcttcgccggagggcaaaagtgctcttgcccaagttccgcctcgagacggcggcgcttcgtcccgaaagtcctctcctcattttttctaggtcaaaatgacttatataccagaagaggggcaccagaggtgggccgaggagggcacaacccaccagggcgcgcctgggctccctggcatgcccaagtgggttgtgcccacttggtgggcctcctctggtagttatttgctccaataattcttatatattccataaaactccatgaagtttcagctcatttggagatgtgcagaataggtggacTGACATAGATTCTTATGAAAACATCTGTCGGTATTCTctctctttgtgtgaaccttgcatattatgagagaaaaggcattagaattattccatgcatgaaaacatcataaataacagtaggaaaacatgacgcaaaatggacgtatcaactctcccaagcttagacctcgcttgtcctcaagagaaaaccgaaatcgaataacatgtccacatgcttacagagagaggtgtcgataaaaacaaaatacggacatagaaacATCAAATAtattattataacatcaacaaacTTTAGCATAGAACTTTTATCACAGACTTCttatgaataagtaacaattcatcacaacatccaagtataaagcataaactctattgaaaatcaacaaactatgttctcagtcaattttgcaactacaattcatcatcttttcaggaagggtcacgtatcggagccttttggcaagtccacatactcaaccatcatatagtcttctatgattgctaacactcaccgcatacacatgagcaaaaagtttaaaccggacacataaaaagataggggcttatagtttcgcctcccaacatattcacctcaagggtgatgtcaacaataataactcatgcccacccatatccaactggatatatgtgcctagatctttccttaccatatggtgcttgccaaaagagaaaataaaaatgaatagagataaatactttgactcttgcataaaagtaaatacataaaagtaaaagataggcccttcatagagggagcagaggtttccatgcgcttttttggttgtatgctcaatctcttagtgcaaaagaacgccatgttatattgccccttatgatagcaacaatTATTATACAGTCTGTcgcctttattattttgccatcacaagtttgtacaacgttcaattttctcttacactaaatgatctaacaaatttagaagcaatttttattgccttattgcaccgatgacaacttacttgaaggatcttattcaatccataggtaggtatggtgggctctcaaaataagatttgggttgagggttttggatgcacaagtcgtatctctacttagtgcggaattttttgtctagcaaagatgggaggcaagcaccacatgttaaaggatctatgacaatagaacttctatgtgaatatgaacaaacataaatcactacattgtcttccttgtccaacgtcaaattTTTTGGCATACaatatttgatgggggctcacaatcaaaaaatatgtccaagatagtgtatttgcatgtgaatcttctcttcctgtaacatcccaaattttcaatttgaaatgttatacactagatcatctttgcatatcatattctattgcattttggttgatcctagaaatttcacgcaactcaaggaccctcggagagagttggggatttcgttattttcatatttgagttgtctcaaatttggaaaataggatcatttgattttatttattttctcttcaattatttctattacaaaaatatgagagagggaattaaatgacttttccaaaataaagaaatattgaggatttaataaaaaatcaaataagattttattttggttttatttgctattttatttgaatttaggaaaaatgcgcatttttcaaaattgcatttaggccccaaataaatgtttatcctgtgcggcttgattttagaagccagggaaaatttatttcggaatttttgaagtccgtttagtatttcttttgtttttttcgagcgtaattttttttttaaagtctgaaccgaccttgggccgtaacctgccaggactcctcctggccgggcCTTTTTATAGCGCCCCGAGGCCCCGGCCGAAGCCCAAGCCGCCCCACCcgaaaaaccctaaccctagccggcccccgccgccgccgccccgacgccgcgtcgccacccgcccgcgccgccgccgccggagcaccgccgccgccggagcaccgtcgttcgccggagttgccggaggtagtttttttgcctctggtttttctcgaaaaaccgtttggttttctgacggttttgttcattttttagttccggtttttttaaatagatcggtttttctggtttatttaattgGCGAGCGTTCGTCctttcgttcgttttaacgaacgttcgtcgtttttatgcgatttctgatccgattttcattttagtctaATTTTTCGTTCGTTTAttcgaatcaggcgattcaagcgcctgtagtttcgtctcgaaaccctctttccatttaaccaactcaaacaagtttttgccactgtaaaaatttccctagatccagaatagtaaacaaagcctgtttcttttgccgtttgtcttccgttgcttcgttcgatttgattctttttgccaaccggagttcttaagttgaaatttctggttacatctcttatttgagttttacccatgcattagttgagtacttattgtatgcttgtttgtttgcgatagagtacccggagtgcgccgcttgctacttcgaatcgctaggtttcccggatcatcagcaaggcaagtaacactttgatcatgttttcccactacccagttttattgcattagatcaatcctcacacattgcatgattaggatctaattaaattgtgggtttgggaagtagttgaggtagtacctattacctatttattatcaaacctttgggagttacttctacgtttgcttattatgccatgctatgctagtggacgtggattgggtttgagagtatttcatgacagatgtgagattgttaattaatggtttatttaaggtggcaacttaaacacacatctgggtggattgaggcacctgggtattccaggattgcctgttttttatggaccgccacccaggctcaaagggatcatgagattattcatgctagaaacttccgtgtgcagccacaagctattatgggatctagcatagttgattaagttgtgcgaactcttacagtggtagactagcagatgtaggggaaagtaggtgtaacggtctacccaacCGTAAgatgctagtgcttctgaaagactatgtctcggtcatccgtcttctcaaacaccatgcagtgcgagaaaccaaaaagaggcgatcgagtcttgtggagaaaagtgcgcaaacctctgcagagtgtataaactaatcatgattagccgtgtccccgattatggacatcttgagtatctagtacctggattatcatgtgaatctcaacatgttactctaaaaataaactttgttgggttttgtttaatgatgatgcttaattgggattgagaatgctgtcaaccattctaaatgtttaacaactaccaagatagttaaataaaatttattcctttgcagtagggaaaaattggctttacacaaaactgtaaccatagagctttccaccagccaaatatgcatatagaatagcctgtttcattccattactctctatgtgttactttgccagcatattccaggtgctgacccgttttcgggctgcaacgttaatgttgcagacttttcagacgatgattaaggagtttttaggtcgtggttctatactcagtgatgctgttggagttgatggactcacttatcttccaagcctttcgctgttatcgttattagatggccttaagccatatttattgtactaagttctcttttgagaccctcgatgtaataagtgtgtgattgctattctgttataaatccttcaagtactttgTGGTGtcggcattactgatccagggatgacacctgagcacagagatttgaccgtttgaggtctggttgctacaagatgatatcagagcacacgctgactgtaggacacgaccactaagctaaaagacctagatcactactcactctcttctctttctgactcctcatcttttctactcttttaggatggcggatacaaggaacaagttcacgcaaccggatgaagatacaccctttggacatcacttgaaggaagtcactagatacctgaacataggagtaccaagcttcaccggaacctacaacaccactttacctgaagaagagcgctggatgattcaagttcaagttccaggaagaacgttcatgatagtcaccgagcccatagagttttcttttgatgcaccaacttggagtctaggaaagagcatggcagctcacatcgccatgggacatattggagaagtctaccgcaatgatcttaaggatactatctaccagatttgtgggcgccgagatgagcactgggagatgatcagcaccaggaaggatagatcagttgcagcttttatccaggagttaaaccaacacattcgacgtcaggagaaccagatgtgcgccgacatgatagatctgaagaaggcgaggacaagaatcaaggaactggaggaagaactcaaggctactcgtgaagattatgaagaggaaattgaagtattagtggagaagaatgacgatctgatcaagaagattggaatatttatgggaggccctacaccgatagaagaagacgaagaacccaaggagatttgcccggaagactacatcatcatcgacgacaccgactcggatccagatgatagcgatgatgactatgttgatgaagctggagcagatatcatggagtctgcaaccgaagaatatttttagtagaccacctcatcagtagtagtagtccaccatgtaaaaatagtagtccgagcacttttgcgatagttagatcgattgtatgcccttgtttgattgattgaatgaagtgaatcgtttgcttttgcctcatgtgcatatgggtagtgttttctctttagaccccctctattcttaaatctcatcttttctgaaaccctcagatgcctccgagacgtgaccccggatttaccttcccaccggagctcacccagttgatccagcagcaaaacacattaatgcagttgctagtccagaatcagaatcaggggaacaacaacaacaacccaccaccaccaccacctattgatcacttagcccgttttcttaggctgaatccgccggtgttttccagtagcaccgagccgatagtagcagatgattggctccacaagatagctagagagttgaccacgacaggatgcacagatgcggaaaaggtgaagtttgccgcacatcatcttgaaggacacgcagcatcatggtgggagaatttcacagccactttccctgtcgacactgtcacgtgggaccagtttcagcaggcttttcgaactgcccatgtttcagcaggagctatggccatgaagaagtgagagtttcacaacttgcgccaaggaggatggactgttggccagtatgtggaggactttactAAATTAGCACATTAGGCCCCAGATGACgtttgctacggatgcagctaagcagaagtttctggaaggactgaatgatgagttgagcatgcagttgatggtggcaaccttcaacaactaccaggagttggtagatcgtgctctcatgattgaagggaagcaacagcagattgagaatcgcaagaggaagtatggacaagggaagcacaattcaggagctcagcagaagccacgttttacccctagaccgggaggacattttcagcatacccatggaggaggtagctcgcacaatcacaatggcaccaagaatggtaataggaatggaggaagtaacggccagaaccgcaccaacccatcgaccccagccaagagggacctgagccaagtcacttgttttaagtgccagaagacatgacattatgccaatgaatgtcctgaatcacagaatggaaatgtcaatggaagctctgggaagaagccgaaccctttcaacagggggacaggtgaaccacgttaacatggaggaggttgaagagcagccggatgcagtaatcggtaagtttttggttaagtaatttactgcacttgttctttttgatactggtgcatcgcattcatacatatcacggggatttgtggataagtataacctgcccaccaaagttcttagaacacctatgttagtaagctcaccaggagcggagtatatggctagtcaaggatgttttcaagtgccactaaatataggtaggcatgtgtttcccttagatttgataatattggaatcacaaggtttggatgcaattctgggtatggattggttgtcgatgtatggaggaaacatcgattgcgccagtaagtcaatcttgcttaccaccccagaagggagaaggatcaagtatgtatcccggcatgtgctgaagaggactcaagtaaattgtttaacatgagttgtgtaggaggaagtaccagtagtgaaggatttccccgaagtatttccagaagaattgccaggcatgccaccaaatagagatattgagtttttgattgagcttttgccaggcacagggccaatatcaaagagaccatataggatgcccgcaaaggatttggtggaaatcaagaagcagattaaggagttactggataagggatatattcgcccaagttcattgccttggggatcgccagtacttctagtggaaaagaaggatggatcgttaaggatggttgttgattatcgaggtttgaatgaagtaaccatcaagaacaagtacccactaccaatgatcaatgatctgtttgatcgattgcaaggagctaaggtgttttccaagatcgatctgcgatcaggataccaccagttgaagattcgagaacaggatatacctaagacggcttttaccacaaggtatgggctgtacgagtataccgttatgtcatttggtctgactaacgcacctgcatattttatgaacatgatgaacaaagtgtttatggagtttttggataagttcgtcctagtgttcattgatgaagcatttgcatttggttcttggaaagctcagagaacatcaattatatgccaagtttagcaaatctgagttttggttgaaggaaattggatttctcggacatgttatatccggagaaggtatagcagtagatcccactaaagttgataccgtgaccaagtgggaagcgccaacaacagttggagagatccggagttttcttggactcgcaggatactaccggaggtttattgagaatttctcaaagattgcgaagcctatgacggagttgttgaagaaggatactaagttcaaatggactgaggaatgtgaggctagtttccaggagttgaagaaacgtttgtttacctcaccagtgttgattttattggatcagaccaaggattatgaggtgtattgtgacgcttgacgtcgaggac
The sequence above is drawn from the Triticum aestivum cultivar Chinese Spring chromosome 7A, IWGSC CS RefSeq v2.1, whole genome shotgun sequence genome and encodes:
- the LOC123152038 gene encoding polycomb group protein FIE1-like is translated as MASLRPVQGLGCDAAVGSLVPSGSREFKLCSKHTEGKHPLYAISFNFIDARYYDIFATAGGNRVTTYRGLPDGNLAVLQAYIDADDAQSFYTVSWVSDLRSTPLLVAAGTNMVIRVINCATGKLFKSFIGHGGSINEIRTQPLNPSLFISASKDESVRLWNVHTGICILIFAGGGGHRHDVLSVDFHPSDVHRIASCGMDNTVKIWSMKEFSPYVKKSFTWTDLPSKFPTKVVQFPLMTCVVHSNYVDCTRWLGDFILSKSVENEIVLWEPKTKEQGHGEDSIDVLQKYPVPDCDIWCIKFSCDFHFNQLAIGNREGKIYVWDVQTCPPELITMLSSPQCKMTIRQTAVSFDGSTIVACSKDGSIYRWDEVEHEAAKN